A genomic segment from Nodularia sphaerocarpa UHCC 0038 encodes:
- a CDS encoding P-loop NTPase fold protein, which yields MNESTNKAISGINREEAESILTRFLDNQDYKVLAVKGKWGVGKTYLVKTFLDEYTKEYYSYASVFGISSIEQLKARLIASYKGKENNNFFNKKIFSSFEFYNRNVGKLEKTPRIIDLPLSEKLSIPIAGSLISIAGDFLLEMLFNTNVKNSIVCIDDLERKSKLPLDELLGFVEYIVQELECKIILIYNEDILLDDVQSKKILDDYREKVIDIEFTLDPTVEENLDFIFKQHPDIEVIKEVFIRAKTNNIRLIRKTKWLIDELIPLMENWEPSLRNQIIQNSIIINLAKLDTDFGKLFPINVDTILSLIDSSKYVDKNNDTSEDKIRAGNLLSFLGYHAIGLELQIINLVETALFNAEDFIKKGNILNQEEQENKILEKIGIIKDKFFCGFIDNEQELVNEITNLLDNHHLYLRILDFKIIEYYASFVELDISKYEKFLLQHKLQLLEPNDCNEAYAIRAKLHKYPDLVAHLEVKKKEYKQTLNITKALSKINRNYRYKSYWFDVKDAEIEFLNSCSVDEFYKWLKGGNSDLTERVKDCLDLDLPASQNLEKAIRMLAESSRLNKIRAKEIYKIDIDIPSNTSNAS from the coding sequence ATGAATGAAAGCACAAACAAAGCAATTTCTGGAATTAATCGAGAAGAAGCAGAAAGTATTCTCACGCGATTTTTAGATAATCAAGATTATAAGGTTTTAGCTGTCAAGGGAAAATGGGGTGTTGGAAAAACATATTTAGTAAAGACATTTTTAGATGAATATACAAAAGAGTATTATTCTTATGCTTCTGTTTTTGGCATTTCTTCAATTGAACAACTGAAAGCACGGTTAATAGCGAGTTATAAAGGTAAAGAAAATAACAATTTTTTCAATAAAAAGATATTTAGTTCCTTTGAATTCTATAATCGTAATGTTGGGAAATTAGAAAAAACTCCAAGAATAATAGATTTACCATTATCAGAAAAATTATCCATCCCAATAGCAGGCTCATTAATTTCTATAGCAGGTGATTTTTTGCTGGAGATGCTTTTTAATACAAATGTCAAAAACTCAATTGTATGCATTGATGATCTTGAACGAAAATCTAAACTCCCGTTAGATGAATTACTTGGGTTTGTTGAATATATAGTTCAAGAATTAGAATGTAAAATTATTTTAATTTATAATGAAGATATTCTCTTAGATGATGTCCAATCAAAAAAAATATTAGATGATTATCGAGAAAAAGTAATTGATATAGAATTTACACTTGATCCTACAGTGGAAGAAAACTTAGATTTCATATTTAAACAACATCCTGATATAGAAGTAATTAAAGAAGTATTTATAAGGGCTAAGACGAATAATATTAGACTTATACGCAAAACTAAATGGCTTATTGATGAGCTTATTCCTTTAATGGAGAATTGGGAGCCTAGTTTGCGTAATCAAATTATACAAAATAGCATTATCATTAATTTAGCAAAACTTGACACTGATTTTGGTAAATTATTTCCTATTAATGTGGATACTATACTATCATTAATAGACTCTTCAAAATATGTAGACAAGAATAATGATACTTCTGAAGACAAAATAAGAGCAGGGAACTTACTTTCATTTCTAGGTTATCATGCTATAGGGCTTGAGTTACAAATAATTAACTTGGTTGAAACAGCATTATTTAATGCGGAAGATTTTATTAAAAAAGGTAATATTCTTAATCAAGAAGAACAAGAAAATAAAATACTTGAAAAGATTGGTATTATTAAAGATAAATTTTTTTGTGGCTTTATTGATAATGAACAAGAACTTGTTAATGAAATTACTAATTTACTTGACAATCATCATCTATATTTGAGGATTTTGGATTTTAAAATAATAGAATATTATGCCTCATTTGTGGAACTGGATATTTCTAAGTATGAAAAGTTTTTACTGCAACATAAGCTACAATTATTAGAACCAAATGATTGTAACGAAGCTTATGCTATTAGAGCTAAATTGCATAAATATCCTGACTTAGTGGCACATCTAGAAGTTAAAAAAAAAGAATATAAGCAAACTTTGAATATTACTAAAGCCTTATCAAAGATTAATCGCAATTACCGATATAAATCATATTGGTTCGATGTAAAGGATGCAGAGATTGAATTTTTAAATAGCTGTAGTGTTGATGAATTTTATAAATGGCTTAAAGGCGGTAATTCTGATTTAACTGAAAGAGTTAAAGATTGCTTGGATTTAGATTTACCTGCATCTCAAAATTTAGAAAAAGCCATTCGTATGTTAGCTGAATCTAGTAGATTAAATAAAATTAGAGCTAAGGAAATTTACAAGATAGATATAGATATTCCTTCTAATACTAGTAATGCCAGTTAA
- a CDS encoding REP-associated tyrosine transposase gives MQEPRLKTFYRRLPHWELDGATYFITFNTWEKLELSPEAREIVFNSCLFFNNQRYKLFVFVVMTDHVHLLMQPLIKSENEYWSLSTIMNSIKGFSAKQIPKVMQHIGVVWQDERYDRIVRNEEEFQAFWQYIRQNPVEAGLSLTPENYPFFWQTSE, from the coding sequence ATGCAAGAGCCAAGGTTGAAGACTTTCTATAGAAGATTACCTCATTGGGAATTGGACGGGGCAACTTATTTTATTACTTTTAATACTTGGGAAAAGTTAGAACTTAGCCCAGAAGCAAGGGAAATAGTTTTTAACTCTTGTCTATTTTTTAATAATCAAAGATATAAATTGTTTGTTTTTGTGGTCATGACAGATCATGTTCATCTGCTCATGCAACCTTTAATCAAGTCTGAAAATGAGTATTGGTCACTCAGTACTATTATGAACAGCATCAAAGGTTTTAGTGCTAAACAGATTCCCAAGGTAATGCAACATATAGGAGTAGTTTGGCAAGATGAGCGCTATGACAGGATTGTGAGAAATGAAGAAGAGTTTCAAGCATTTTGGCAATACATTAGACAGAATCCTGTAGAAGCAGGACTTTCATTAACTCCAGAAAATTACCCTTTTTTCTGGCAAACCTCAGAATAA
- the psaB gene encoding photosystem I core protein PsaB: protein MATKFPKFSQDLAQDPTTRRIWYAIATGNDFESHDGMTEENLYQKIFATHFGHLAIIFLWASSLLFHVAWQGNFEQWIKDPLHIRPIAHAIWDPHFGEPAIEAFTQGGASNPVNIAYSGVYHWWYTIGMRTNSELYTGSVFLLLLSALFLFAGWLHLQPKFRPSLSWFKSAEPRLNHHLSALFGVSSLAWAGHLIHVAIPESRGQHVGWDNFLTTLPHPAGLTPFFTGNWGVYAANPDTAGHIFSTSEGSGTAILTFLGGFHPQTESLWLTDMAHHHLAIAVIFIIAGHMYRTNFGIGHSIKEMLNSKSGLIPGSKSEGQFNLPHQGLYDTINNSLHFQLSLALAALGTATSLVAQHMYALPPYAFIAKDYTTQAALYTHHQYIAGFLMVGAFAHAAIFWVRDYDPEQNKGNVLDRILQHKEAIISHLSWVSLFLGFHTLGLYVHNDVVVAFGTPEKQILIEPVFAQFIQAAHGKVLYGLDTLLSNPDSIAYTAYPNYGNVWLGGWLEAINSGTNSLFLTIGPGDFLVHHAFALAIHTTTLVLVKGALDARGSKLMPDKKDFGYAFPCDGPGRGGTCDISAWDSFYLAMFWMLNTIGWVTFYWHWKHLGIWQGNVAQFNENSTYLMGWFRDYLWANSAQLINGYNPYGVNNLSVWAWMFLFGHLVWATGFMFLISWRGYWQELIETLVWAHERTPLANLVRWKDKPVALSIVQARLVGLAHFTVGYVVTYAAFLIASTAGKFG from the coding sequence ATGGCAACGAAATTTCCAAAATTTAGCCAGGATCTCGCACAGGACCCGACTACTCGTCGGATATGGTATGCGATCGCTACAGGAAACGACTTTGAAAGCCACGATGGCATGACTGAAGAAAATCTTTACCAAAAGATTTTCGCCACTCACTTCGGTCACTTGGCAATCATTTTCCTGTGGGCTTCCAGCCTCCTGTTCCACGTGGCCTGGCAAGGTAACTTTGAACAGTGGATTAAAGATCCCCTTCACATCCGCCCGATCGCCCATGCGATTTGGGACCCCCACTTTGGTGAACCTGCGATTGAAGCATTTACCCAAGGTGGCGCTAGCAATCCTGTAAACATTGCTTACTCTGGTGTTTACCACTGGTGGTACACAATCGGGATGCGGACGAACAGCGAACTGTATACCGGTTCTGTGTTCCTCCTCTTGTTATCAGCGTTATTCTTATTTGCTGGTTGGTTGCACTTACAACCCAAGTTCCGTCCTAGCCTCTCTTGGTTTAAGAGTGCTGAACCTCGCCTGAACCATCACTTGTCAGCGTTGTTTGGTGTTAGTTCTTTGGCTTGGGCTGGTCACTTGATTCACGTTGCTATCCCCGAATCTCGCGGACAGCACGTTGGTTGGGATAACTTCCTCACCACACTGCCCCACCCAGCAGGTTTGACTCCGTTCTTCACAGGTAACTGGGGAGTTTACGCTGCTAACCCTGATACTGCTGGCCATATTTTTAGTACATCTGAAGGTTCAGGTACAGCGATTCTGACTTTCTTGGGTGGTTTCCATCCTCAGACAGAATCCTTGTGGTTGACCGATATGGCTCATCACCACTTGGCGATCGCAGTTATCTTCATTATTGCTGGTCATATGTACCGGACTAACTTTGGAATTGGTCACAGCATCAAAGAAATGCTGAATTCCAAATCCGGTTTAATCCCTGGTAGCAAGAGTGAAGGTCAATTCAACCTGCCTCACCAAGGTTTGTACGACACCATTAACAACTCGCTGCATTTCCAGTTGTCTCTAGCTTTAGCAGCACTGGGAACCGCCACTTCGTTGGTAGCGCAGCATATGTACGCCCTGCCTCCTTACGCATTCATTGCTAAGGACTACACAACTCAAGCAGCGCTGTACACTCACCACCAGTATATTGCTGGCTTCTTGATGGTTGGTGCTTTTGCCCACGCCGCCATCTTCTGGGTACGTGACTACGACCCCGAACAAAACAAAGGCAACGTACTTGACCGAATATTACAGCACAAAGAAGCGATTATTTCTCACCTCAGCTGGGTATCGCTATTCTTGGGCTTCCATACCCTTGGTCTGTATGTACACAACGATGTAGTAGTAGCTTTCGGTACTCCTGAAAAGCAAATCTTGATTGAGCCTGTGTTCGCACAATTCATTCAAGCTGCTCACGGTAAAGTACTGTACGGTTTAGACACATTGTTGTCTAACCCTGACAGCATCGCCTACACAGCTTATCCTAACTACGGAAACGTTTGGTTAGGTGGCTGGTTGGAAGCCATTAACTCTGGTACCAACTCCCTATTCTTAACAATTGGCCCTGGCGACTTCTTGGTTCACCACGCATTCGCTTTGGCTATTCACACCACCACCTTGGTACTTGTTAAAGGTGCTTTGGACGCTCGTGGTTCCAAGTTGATGCCCGATAAAAAGGACTTCGGCTATGCGTTCCCTTGCGACGGTCCAGGCCGTGGCGGTACTTGCGACATCTCAGCTTGGGACTCTTTCTACCTAGCGATGTTCTGGATGTTGAACACCATTGGTTGGGTAACCTTCTACTGGCACTGGAAACATCTAGGTATTTGGCAAGGTAACGTTGCTCAGTTTAACGAAAACTCTACATATCTCATGGGCTGGTTCCGTGATTATCTCTGGGCTAACTCGGCTCAGTTGATTAACGGATACAATCCTTACGGCGTGAATAACCTGTCTGTTTGGGCTTGGATGTTCCTATTTGGACACCTTGTTTGGGCAACTGGTTTCATGTTCCTGATTTCTTGGAGAGGTTACTGGCAAGAGTTGATTGAAACCCTTGTTTGGGCGCACGAGCGTACTCCTCTAGCTAACTTGGTTCGCTGGAAAGATAAGCCCGTTGCTCTGTCCATTGTTCAAGCTCGTTTGGTAGGTCTAGCCCACTTCACTGTCGGCTATGTCGTGACCTACGCGGCGTTCTTGATTGCCTCCACTGCTGGTAAGTTCGGTTAA
- the psaA gene encoding photosystem I core protein PsaA, which translates to MTISPPEREEKKARVIVDKDPVPTSFEKWAKPGHFDRSLAKGPKTTTWIWNLHALAHDFDTHTSDLEDISRKIFAAHFGHLSVVAIWLSGMLFHGAKFSNYEAWLSDPLNVRPSAQVVWPIVGQDILNGDVGGGFRGIQITSGLFQVWRGWGITSSFQLYVTAIGGLVLAGLFLFAGWFHYHKRAPKLEWFQNVESMLNHHLAVLLGCGSLGWTGHLIHVSAPINKLMDAGVAVKDIPLPHEFILNKDLLTDLYPSFANGLTPFFTLNWGQYADFLTFKGGLNPVTGGLWMTDIAHHHLAIAVLFIIAGHMYRTNWGIGHSIKEILENHKGPFTGEGHKGLYENLTTSWHAQLATNLAFLGSLTIIIAHHMYAMPPYPYLATDYATQLCIFTHHMWIGGFLIVGGAAHAAIFMVRDYDPVVNQNNVLDRVIRHRDAIISHLNWVCIFLGFHSFGLYIHNDTMRALGRPQDMFSDSAIQLQPVFAQWVQNLHTLAPGGTAPNAIEPVSYAFGGGILAVGGKVAMMPIALGTADFLVHHIHAFTIHVTVLILLKGVLYARSSRLIPDKANLGFRFPCDGPGRGGTCQVSGWDHVFLGLFWMYNSLSIVIFHFSWKMQSDVWGTVDAAGNVSHITGGNFAESAITINGWLRDFLWAQAAQVINSYGSALSAYGLLFLGAHFVWAFSLMFLFSGRGYWQELIESIVWAHNKLKVAPAIQPRALSIIQGRAVGVAHYLLGGIVTTWAFFHAHILSVG; encoded by the coding sequence ATGACGATTAGTCCTCCGGAGCGAGAGGAAAAGAAGGCAAGAGTCATAGTTGATAAAGATCCGGTTCCTACCTCATTTGAAAAATGGGCAAAGCCAGGACACTTCGACAGATCCTTAGCCAAAGGTCCGAAAACCACCACCTGGATTTGGAACCTTCATGCCCTCGCCCATGACTTTGATACACATACAAGCGATTTAGAAGACATTTCTCGTAAAATCTTCGCGGCACACTTCGGACATTTATCCGTAGTAGCGATTTGGTTGAGCGGGATGTTATTCCACGGCGCTAAATTCTCGAATTACGAAGCTTGGTTAAGCGACCCACTAAATGTGAGGCCCAGCGCTCAAGTCGTATGGCCCATTGTGGGACAAGACATTTTAAATGGTGATGTCGGCGGTGGATTCCGCGGTATTCAGATCACCTCTGGCTTGTTCCAAGTATGGCGCGGCTGGGGTATCACAAGCTCATTCCAGCTTTATGTCACAGCTATTGGCGGCTTGGTATTAGCAGGATTGTTCTTATTTGCTGGTTGGTTCCATTACCACAAGCGCGCTCCTAAACTGGAATGGTTCCAGAATGTGGAGTCAATGCTGAATCATCACTTGGCAGTATTGCTAGGTTGTGGTTCTTTGGGATGGACTGGACACCTAATCCATGTGTCAGCACCAATCAACAAACTCATGGATGCGGGTGTAGCTGTTAAAGATATACCTCTGCCCCACGAGTTCATTCTGAACAAAGACTTGTTGACAGATTTGTATCCCAGCTTTGCTAATGGGTTAACACCATTCTTCACCTTGAATTGGGGTCAGTATGCTGACTTCCTAACCTTCAAGGGCGGTTTGAACCCTGTAACAGGCGGCTTGTGGATGACCGATATTGCCCATCACCATTTGGCGATCGCGGTTCTGTTCATCATTGCTGGTCATATGTACCGTACCAATTGGGGTATCGGTCACAGTATTAAAGAAATCCTGGAAAACCATAAAGGTCCCTTCACAGGAGAAGGTCATAAAGGTTTGTATGAAAACCTGACCACATCCTGGCACGCTCAGTTGGCAACTAACCTTGCTTTCTTGGGTTCACTGACCATCATCATTGCTCACCATATGTACGCAATGCCCCCATATCCGTACTTGGCAACGGATTATGCAACGCAATTGTGTATATTCACCCACCATATGTGGATCGGTGGCTTCTTGATTGTTGGTGGTGCGGCTCACGCAGCCATATTCATGGTGCGGGATTACGATCCTGTTGTGAACCAAAACAACGTGTTAGATCGTGTGATTCGTCACCGGGATGCTATTATTTCCCATCTGAACTGGGTGTGTATTTTCTTAGGCTTCCACAGCTTTGGACTGTACATCCACAACGATACAATGCGTGCCTTGGGTCGTCCCCAAGATATGTTCTCCGACTCGGCAATTCAGTTGCAGCCAGTATTTGCTCAGTGGGTGCAAAACTTGCACACCCTAGCTCCTGGTGGTACTGCTCCTAATGCTATTGAGCCAGTTAGTTATGCTTTTGGCGGCGGTATTTTGGCTGTCGGCGGCAAAGTGGCAATGATGCCTATTGCTTTGGGTACAGCGGACTTTTTAGTTCACCACATCCACGCCTTCACCATTCACGTCACCGTCCTGATTCTGCTCAAGGGTGTGTTATACGCCCGTAGTTCTCGTCTGATTCCAGACAAGGCAAACTTAGGCTTCCGCTTCCCTTGCGACGGTCCTGGCCGTGGCGGTACTTGCCAAGTATCTGGTTGGGACCACGTGTTCCTCGGATTATTCTGGATGTACAACTCCCTATCGATTGTGATCTTCCACTTCAGTTGGAAAATGCAATCAGATGTCTGGGGAACAGTAGATGCAGCAGGTAATGTGTCTCACATTACTGGTGGTAACTTTGCAGAAAGTGCCATTACCATTAACGGCTGGTTGCGTGACTTCTTGTGGGCGCAAGCTGCACAAGTAATCAACTCCTACGGCAGTGCTTTATCTGCTTATGGTCTACTCTTCTTAGGCGCTCACTTTGTATGGGCATTCAGCTTAATGTTCCTGTTCAGTGGTCGCGGCTACTGGCAAGAACTGATTGAGTCCATTGTTTGGGCGCACAATAAGTTGAAAGTAGCACCAGCAATTCAGCCTCGCGCTCTGAGCATCATTCAGGGACGAGCTGTAGGTGTAGCTCACTACCTCTTAGGAGGAATTGTGACCACCTGGGCATTCTTCCACGCACACATCCTTTCAGTAGGGTAG
- a CDS encoding thioredoxin-like domain-containing protein — protein MTPRVRAPELPQNYTWLNIDKPLSLKELRGRVVILDFWTYCCINCLHILPDLKYLEQKYPDSLTVIGVHSAKFDNEKGIENIRQAILRYDIEHPVLVDRDFRVWEEYAVRAWPTFMIIDPEGYVVGYLSGEGKRDTLDELIQQLINQHQEKGTINFQEISLTLEKQRQPLITPLAFPGKVLATQAGLFIADSGHHRLVMSSYNGEILHLIGTGKSGLTDGAFNEAQFFAPQGMAFDRENQLLFVADTENHTVRRVDLKHQIVETIAGTGEQSHNIRPHGGAGLETALNSPWDIVQLGQTLFIAMAGSHQIWQMDLESGIVKTYAGTGAEACIDGLLTESVFAQPSGITINGQELYIADSEVSSIRGVGLKEPQQVRTICGSGQLFGFGDVDEQGENVRLQHCLGVEYAQNYLWVADTYNHKIKLVSPSIGNCQTVLGDGSAGLKDGQGQNTSFFEPSGLSAMGSYLYISDTNNHAIRRVDLKTFEVMTLAFSGLCPPDVCIPPIG, from the coding sequence ATGACTCCCCGTGTTAGAGCGCCAGAATTACCGCAAAATTACACTTGGCTGAATATTGATAAACCCTTGTCTCTCAAAGAACTTAGGGGTAGAGTAGTCATTTTAGACTTTTGGACATACTGCTGTATTAATTGTCTGCATATTCTGCCAGATTTGAAATACTTAGAACAAAAATATCCAGATAGTTTGACTGTTATCGGCGTACACTCGGCCAAATTTGACAACGAAAAAGGAATTGAGAATATTCGCCAAGCCATCCTGCGCTACGACATCGAACATCCAGTTTTAGTCGATAGAGATTTTCGGGTTTGGGAAGAATATGCGGTGCGTGCTTGGCCTACCTTCATGATTATTGATCCAGAAGGTTACGTCGTAGGTTATCTTTCTGGTGAAGGCAAGCGTGATACTTTAGACGAGTTAATTCAGCAGTTAATTAATCAACACCAAGAAAAAGGTACGATTAATTTCCAGGAAATCAGCCTCACTTTAGAAAAGCAGCGTCAACCATTAATTACACCACTAGCCTTTCCCGGTAAAGTTCTCGCTACTCAAGCCGGCTTATTCATCGCTGATTCTGGTCATCATCGTCTAGTGATGAGTAGCTACAACGGGGAAATTTTGCACTTAATTGGTACAGGAAAATCTGGCTTAACCGATGGTGCATTTAACGAAGCGCAGTTTTTCGCACCCCAGGGAATGGCATTTGATCGAGAAAATCAGCTTCTCTTTGTTGCTGATACAGAAAATCATACCGTGCGACGAGTTGATCTCAAGCATCAAATAGTAGAAACCATCGCCGGAACTGGTGAACAAAGCCACAACATCCGTCCTCATGGGGGTGCTGGATTAGAAACCGCTTTAAATTCCCCTTGGGATATAGTGCAATTGGGACAAACCCTATTTATTGCAATGGCTGGGTCGCATCAAATTTGGCAAATGGACTTAGAAAGCGGTATTGTTAAAACCTATGCTGGTACTGGTGCAGAAGCTTGTATAGATGGTTTACTTACAGAGTCAGTATTTGCCCAACCCAGTGGAATCACCATTAATGGACAAGAATTATATATTGCTGATAGCGAAGTCAGTTCCATTCGTGGCGTAGGACTGAAAGAACCGCAGCAAGTCAGAACCATTTGTGGTAGTGGACAGTTGTTTGGTTTTGGTGATGTTGATGAACAAGGTGAGAATGTCCGCTTACAGCATTGTTTAGGAGTTGAATATGCTCAGAATTATCTGTGGGTAGCAGATACCTACAACCACAAAATTAAATTAGTTAGTCCCAGTATAGGTAATTGTCAAACAGTATTGGGAGATGGTTCTGCGGGTTTAAAAGACGGTCAAGGTCAGAATACAAGTTTTTTTGAACCTTCAGGACTGAGTGCTATGGGTTCATATCTATATATTAGTGATACGAATAACCATGCTATCCGTCGTGTAGATTTGAAGACCTTTGAGGTGATGACGTTAGCATTTTCGGGTTTGTGTCCGCCTGATGTGTGTATTCCACCGATTGGGTAG